A single Sylvia atricapilla isolate bSylAtr1 chromosome 11, bSylAtr1.pri, whole genome shotgun sequence DNA region contains:
- the LSM3 gene encoding U6 snRNA-associated Sm-like protein LSm3, which yields MADEVDQQQTTNTVEEPLDLIRLSLDERIYVKMRNDRELRGRLHAYDQHLNMILGDVEETVTTIEIDEETYEEIYKSTKRNIPMLFVRGDGVVLVAPPLRVG from the exons ATGGCGGATGAGGTGGACCAG caacaaacaacaaatactGTAGAGGAGCCACTTGATCTCATCAGACTCAGTTTAGATGAGCGAATCTATGTCAAAATGAGGAATGACAGAGAGCTTAGAGGCAGATTACAT GCATATGATCAGCACTTAAATATGATTTTGGGTGATGTGGAAGAAACTGTGACTACAATAGAGATTGATGAGGAAACCTATGAAGAGATTTATAAA TCTACCAAAAGGAATATCCCAATGCTCTTTGTCAGAGGGGATGGTGTTGTGCTTGTAGCACCCCCGTTGAGGGTTGGTTGA